One Pectobacterium cacticida genomic window, AGTACGCTTACATGATCATGAACAAAAAGAATCCTTCGCAGGTCGTGATTATCTCAAATTATCCATCGCAATGGGTTAGCACCTACAAAGAAAATAATTATCAACATATTGACCCCGTCATTTTGACGGCAATAAATAAGGTCGCGCCATTTTCCTGGGAAGATAACATCGTTATTAACTCTAAATTGAAATTCTCCAAGATTTTCAATTTATCGAAAGAATACGATATTATTAATGGCTACACTTTTGTTTTGCATGACAATAATAACAACCTGGCGACGCTATCGATTATGTTTGAGGAACATTCCCCCACAGATATTGAAAATGTCATTGAGAATAATAAAGATAAACTGCAAATGTTGCTTATTACCATTCACGAAAAAATAACCTCTCTTTACAAAGAGATAACACAGAATCCTCAAAACAGAAAACAAAATGATAAAGCGATCTTTTCCCAGCGTGAAAATGAAATTCTTTATTGGGCCAGTATGGGAAAAACTTACCCCGAAATCGCATTAATTTTGGATATAAAAATCAGCATCGTAAAATTTCATATCGGGAACGTAGTCAAAAAACTGGGCGTGCTCAATGCCAAACATGCCATCAGGTTGGGCGTAGAATTACAACTCATCAGACCCGCACCGTTATAAGCCATCGTACCGTTCCCCTGACATGTACACTTAAACGGCAGATTGGAGCCTACGCCACGCTATACGTCATCATGCATTGGCGGGTAACCCATTTTATTACAATCAATTCGCTATAACTTATGCATTTTTATTCATTGCGTTGCCCTCTGCCCTCCGCCTAAAAAGTGGGGAAAATCGATACGTTAGGTAGCTGCAACATGCATCTGGATTTACGGCAATTGCGCAATTTTCTTGCGCTAGTCGAACATGGGAGTTTCGTGCAGGCCGCGGAAGCGGTCTGCCTGTCGCAATCAGCATTCAGCCGCAGCATTCAGGCGCTGGAACAAACGATGGGGCATCCGCTTATCGATCGTCAGAGCCGTCGCTTTGCGCTGACGTGGCAAGGTAATACGCTGTTGCCGTTTGCCCGACGCATGCAGGAGTTGTCTTGGGAACTGATGGCCGACATGCGGCAGATCAGCGAGGCGCAGGAAGGTGAGCTGACGTTTGGTTGTGGCCCAGCCCCCTCTACCACGCTGATCCCCAAGGCGGTCGCACATTTCCATGCCCTGCGCCCACGCGCCAGAGTCACCTACAGCGTGGATAACTGGCAGTCTCTGCGTGAGCGACTGTTGGCCGACGAATGGCCTTTTATCGTTGCCGATACCTGGCAGGCCGAAATGGAAACCCATTTCCACGTGCAGCCATTAAACCAGCAGCGCTGCTTCTTTATCTGCCACTCTTCACACCCGCTGGCACAGCAGGCAACCGTGACGCCTGACGATCTGTTGCGCTTTCCGCTTGCTTCCCCTTTTATGCCCGTCGGTATGCGCAAGGTGCTGGCCGCCTTAACGCGCCAGCCCGATTATCGTCCACAGATTCAGTGTGACCATATCTATTCCGTCTTCAGTATCCTGCGGCATACACAGGCTATCGGCTTCGCCAGTGAGGACGGCTTCGCACTAGGACGATTAAGCCACCAATTGGTAGAAATCCCGCTGACGGGAACACTGCAGGAATGGAGAAACATGCAAACCCGTTTCGGCATTGTCACCTGTTTGCAGAGAACGCTGCCACCGCTGGCTGAACTGATGATTGACGCTATTCTGGCGCAGGACAAACTGCGCTCACCCGCTTCAGCGGTGCAAACACGGTGAGCGCCTACATGATTATTTCACGGGATTGCCGCTAGCGTCATACACCGGCCAATTTGACGCCAGTCCTTTGGCCTTCAATGCCCGATCGGCAAACTCGCCAGCAAACCAGTCGCTGGCTGAAAACGAGTTGCGAATGAGTCCGGCGGCTTTCGCCCGCTCTATGCTGTCCTGCAAGCTGCTAAGCAGGAACGGATCGAGACGTGGCGAGCTTTGAAACGGGAGATCTTCCGCTTTCAGCTCTTCCTGAAAGATCGCCTGCGGGATCTGGCTCTGCTCTGCCATAAGCGCGGTATAGTCCGGCAGGTGCTGCGCCTCGCCGATCCACCGCGCATTGTCCACCAGCACATTGACCAGTTGCTGCGTCGTGCCTGGATAGCGGTCGATAAAGTCCTGCGTCGCCAGCACCGCAGCCTGCGTGGTGTTCGGCCAGCCCAGCGCCCGGCTGGTGGTTACAATATTGATGCCCTGCTTACGCAGCGCCAGTAGAGAAACACCACCCCATACCGCATCCACGCGTCTGGCCGCCAACGCGGCCTTGCCCGCCGTCCAGTCCAGATTGATGACCCGCACGTCGCGCTCATTTAATCCAACGCTTTTAATCGCGCGCTCAAACGATAGCTGATCGGCCGTTCCCTTGTAGACGGCAATCCGCTTACCGCGTAAATCCTCAATGCGTTGAATACCCGATTCCGGCGTCGCCGCCAGGTAAGAGTTAGCGCCGCGCGATCCCACCAGCACCCGTGTCGGCAATCCCCCTGCCCGACCAATAATGGCTGCCAGATCGCCCAAATACACCACATCCAATTGCCTGTTCGCCAGCGCCTCGTTTATCGCCGGGCCCGCGCCTTTAAAGAACGACCATCGAATCTTGATGCCCTGCGGTTCAAATTCTTTCTCCAGTTGCTTTTGAATATGCGCCAACCCCAACGGCCCGCGGATAAAGGGTTTACTGCCCGCGCTTTGGTCCGGCAAACCAATGCGAATCTCTGTCGGCTTCTGTGCATCCTGTGGGGTCGCATCGTTTGCCTGAACGGTCGATGCGATTAGCGCAGCGCTCATCAGCAAAGCACAACCAATGAATCTATGCAGCCCCTGCCGCCAGCGAGAAGAGAAGGTTACCGATAAAATCATTATCGATGGGATTGATGGTTGGTGCATACGGTTTTCCTCAATATTCGTGTCATCTGCCATGAAAACTAACGAACCGTCTGCATCAGGCTTAAATAACATTTACAGGTTTGTTCAGCGGAAAAAAGCATAAATCAGCGCGGGCGGGCACGGGCGGCGCATATGCATTTCTTGCACGGTGACCATCGCTTTATTGCATTGGCGTTTAAGACTAAAACCTGTTTTTTATTCCCTATTCATCCAACCGTGATGCTTTCGTGGAATAAAATGAATAAGTCGATACTGCTGAAAAAAAACGCGAACGTCTGGCCTCTTCTACCGACAGCACGGACCTATTCTCTTATCGCGTCAATAATGGTTCCGCTTGTAGTACCACTAATCGTGCCGCTGGCGCTGCTGGCGCTGTGGTATATCAGCACCCACTACGGCTGGATGCCTACCCAGATTCTCCCTGCCCCCAACGTCGTCGCTAACACCGCCGTCGAACTCTGGCACAACGATCTCCTGCCGCAGCTCTTTATCAGCCTGCAACGATTAGCCAGCGGTCTGCTGGCAGGCTTACTGGCGGGAACACTGCTCGGTGCGCTCATGGGGGTCTCACACCGCGCCGAACATCTGCTGCATCCGACGGTATACGCGCTGGCACAGATCCCGACGCTGGGCTGGATCCCGCTATTTATGGTGCTGTTTGGCATTGATGACGGCTTAAAACTGGCGGTCATCATCAAGGCGGTAATTATCCCGGTGACGTTGCATACGCAAACGGGTGTGCGCAACGTGCCGCATGCGCTACAGGAAGTCGCCCGCACGCTGCGCCTGCCGTGGCATCAGCGCCTCATCAAATTGATATTGCCCGCCGCACTCCCCACCTGGCTAACCGGCTTACGGCTGGCGCTTTCGCAGGCATGGTTATCGCTGATTGTGGTCGAACTGCTGGCGTCGTCTCAGGGCATTGGCTATCTGCTGGTATGGGGACGCCAACTGTTTCAACTGGATATCGTGTTTGTCTGCATCGCCGTAATAGGTCTGACGGGGCTGACGATGGAGTGGACAATCAATCAGTTGGAACGTCGTCTGGTCTTCTGGCCACATCCGCCGCTCAGTCGCTTAACCATTATGCCGTCTCGCCGTTTATCCGCGCTGGTTTTCCCATTCCTGCTTCTGCTGCTCTGGCAACAGGCTAGCCGTTTTGGCTGGATCGATCCGTTACTCCTGCCCTCTCCCGCAGACATGTGGCACATGTTACAGCAAGGCGTCCGCGACGGTTCGCTTACTGAGGCAATGCAGGCCAGCCTGACTCGTGCGCTCGCCGGTGCGGTATGCGGCATTATCGCTGGCCTCGTAGGCGGCGTACTACTGGGGCTAAACGCCACCAGCGACGCCCTTTTTACGCCCACGGTCGCGACGCTACGCCAGATCGCGCTGTTTGCCTGGCTACCGCTGCTGACCGCCTGGGTTGGCAACGATGAAGCCGGGAAAATCACCTTTGTCGCTCTGGCTTCCTTCTTTCCTATGCTGGTAGCCAGCCACCGCGGTATCCGCCAGCGTTCGCTGGCCTTACAGGAAGTCGCACAGGTGTTACAGCTCCGTCTCTCAACCCGTCTGAGGGTGCTGATTCTGCCGGGTGCTGCTCCCGCCATCTTCGCGGGTTTTCGTCTGTCGCTGATTTACGCCTGGCTTGGCACCATCGGCGCGGAATATTTCATGTCATCCGGTACGGGGATCGGCAGCCTGATGATCAACGCCCAACAGTTACTGGATATGCCCCTGATTATCAGCGGCATGCTGTTGATTGGATTAACAGGCGCGGTATTCGACCGCGTTGGATTAGGTCTGGAACAGCGGATGACGCGTTGGCGTTCCGCAGGAGAAATCGCATGACATCCACTCCCCTTGAAGTGCCGCCACCGGTGGTGCAGTTCGATCGCTTGCGTAAGCAGTTTCGCGTACAGGGCGAAGCGCTGACGGTAATTGAGGATTTTTCTCTGTCGATTTACAGCGGTGAGCTGGTCGCCATTGTCGGCAGCAGCGGCTGCGGCAAATCTACGCTGTTACGTATGTTGGTCGGTCTGGACAACGACTATCAGGGACGCGTGCTGGTTGAAGGGCAAACCGTGCGTGGTATCGGACGCGAGCGCGGCATGGTGTTTCAGGAACCGCGCCTGTTTCCGTGGCTGACGGTACGGCAAAACATCGCGCTCGGGCTAGCGAATGAGGCGATCGATAGCAAAGCGCGGAAACGCCTGATCGACCACTTTATTCAGCTTATGCACTTGCAGGATTTTGCCGACGCCCTACCCGCCCAGCTCTCCGGCGGCATGGCGCAACGTGTCGCGATCGCGCGGGGTCTGGTCGCCAATCCACGCATCTTAATGCTGGATGAGCCTTTCGGCGCGCTGGACGCCCTAACGCGCCAGCAGATGCAGCAAGAGCTACACCGTATTCATCAGGCCGAGGGCACCACCACGCTGCTGGTCACCCACGATGTCGAAGAAGCCGTCTATCTCGCCGATCGCGTCGTCGTACTGGCACCGCGACCAGGTCGTATCCGCCAGATTGCGACAATTTCTCTGCCGCATCCGCGCCAGCGTGACAGCCACGATTTTCACCAGCAATGCAGCGAGTTGCTCGCACTGCTGACCCAGCCCGACGATACCGCGGCCGCTTTCTCTTCTCTGAACTCGTAAATACTGGAGCATCATTATGGGACACCCTTCCGTCTATCCGACCGGCACGACGATTTACAACCCGGAAAAAGCCTGGGGCGGCTACACCGTCTTTCAGGCGCTGGAACGCGGCGCGGTACTGGTCGATATGAACGGCACCGAACTACGCCTGTGGGAAGGCTTGCGAGGTTTCCCCAACAAAATTTTGCCCGGCGGTTACATCCTCGGGCACAGCGGTGAGCGCGATCCGCGCTACGGCATGCAGGACATGGTCGATCTGATTCAGGTGGATTGGGACGGCAACGTCGTCTGGAAATTCAACGGCTATGAACACATTACCGATCCCGATCTCCCGCCAGAATGGATGGCGCGCGTCCATCATGACTACCAACGCAGCGGTAACCCGGTCGGCTATTACGCACCGGGACAAGAGCCACAGTCGATTGGCGGCAACACGCTACTGCTGGCGCATACCAATCTGCATAACGAACGGATCAGCGACAAACTGCTGCTCGACGACACTATCATTGAGGTGGACTGGGAAGGTAACATCTTATGGGAATGGCGTTGCAGCGATCATTTTGACGAGTTGGGCTTTGACGACGATGCGAAAACCGCGCTGTACAACAATCCTAACCTGCGCAAAAGCGGCGGCGGCATGGGCGACTGGATGCACATCAACGCCATGTCGGCACTCGGCCCCAACCCGTGGTTCGATCAGGGCGATACCCGTTTCCACCCGGATAACATTATCTGGGACGCCCGCGAATCCAACATCATCGCCATCATCGACAAACAGAGTGGCAATATCGTCTGGCAGCTTGGTCCTAATTACAACACGCCTGAACTCAAACATCTTGGCTGGATTATCGGCCAGCATCATGCGCATATGGTCCCGGCAGGCTTGCCGGGCGCGGGTAATATTCTGGTGTTTGATAACGGCGGCTGGGCAGGCTACGGCGCGCCCAATCCGGCCTCTGCCGACGGCGTGAAAAACGCCTGGCGGGACTATTCTCGCGTGCTGGAAATCAACCCGGTAACGCTGGATATTGTCTGGCGCTATTCGCCCTACGAAGCAGGCATCCCACACCCGACCGACGCGTTCCGTTTTTATAGCCCGTACATCAGTAATATTCAGCGCCTGCCGAACGGCAATACGCTGATTAACGAAGGCGCCAACGGTCGATTGTTTGAAGTCACTGTCGATCACGAGATCGTCTGGGAGTTTATTTCTCCCTACTGGGGTAAAACGGTGAATACCAACATGGTGTATCGCGCCTATCGCGTGCCCTACGAGTGGGTACCACAGTTGCCGCGTCCACAGGAAACGCCAGTGATCGCCCCCGACAACACGCAACTACGTCAACCAGGCGCCGCCGCCCCCGGCTTCGCCAGCGTGGTGCGCATTGAGGGCACACGGCCTTACCAAAAGAGCGGCGATGCCCTGTGCGTCGCAACCGATAGCGAAGACCTCAAACGCAGTCCGAAGCTCTTTGTCGTCAACCGCGAGCGTTTTGCTGCACAGACCGCTGACGACTGGCCTGAACTGGCAGCCCAACAAGGCCCACAGTTGCTGCTGGTCGGCGCGGAACGCTGTGTCCACTGCAAAAGCCTCTACCGCCAGTTGGAAACGATTCTGGATAACGAGGCATACCGCCACTTGCCGAGCCATTATCTGGATGCCGATCGTCACAGTGCGCTGGCGGAGCAACTGGCGGTCAGAACATTGCCGACCCTGCTATGGATCGAAAAGGGTGGAGAACGGGATCGCTTGAGCGGCGCACAGCAACCCGAACGCCTACGCCAGTGGCTGGCCGCACAACGCTAACTCCCCTCTAAATGCGATCTCGCTTCCAGTGAGATCGCTCTATCCATCCACCGCCTCTTGCACAAATGCCTCAATTTGCGGTGATTTATATCCGGCTTAAAAAATTATGCAGCGGTGGACGTGGCCGCCGAGTGAGCGGCATGGATGCCGCGAAAGCCAGTACCGCGCCGGGAGCGCGTCACTGGCGGCTTGACTAGCGGTCATGGGCACCGATGGCACCGCGCAGCGGCATAATTTAGCCGGAAGCCAGGGTTCTCAGGGCGACGGCAACTGAGCGCCCTGAGTCGGGCGCATGTTCGGTATCAAAGATGAATAGCAACAGTGCAGCGCACGAAACCATCTCTGAATCTTCATAGAAATGTGATCAAAGGGCGGCGATACACCGAGATATGCTGGAACTGGCACAGGATATCGGCCTATTATTTGAGCGCTGGCAGGTACCGCTGCCACAAAAAAGAGCGATACTGTTTTACATCGCGCGGAGCGGCAATACCTCAAAGCCAGCAGAGTTTATTGAGGCTGTCGCACAATCTCTGTCAACGGATCGGGAGGCGATCATGACCATCGCACAGCAGCTTGAGAAAATCGGATTTGAAAAAGGCATCAAACATGGCATGCAGCAGGGGATACAGCGTGGGATGGAGCAAGGTATGAAAGCCAGTGCCCGAAACATTGCTCGTCAGCTTCTGCTAAGCGGTATGGAACCTGTACAGGTCAGTGAGATTACCCAACTGAGCGCTGAGGAACTGGCACAGCTTATTGATTCACCAAGTGAGTAAACTCTAAAGTTAGTCCGCGCTTCTCTACAATTATTCTTCCTCCCTCTTTCATTATCGACGCTGTCGATTAAGACGGCATCGATGTGCCAATTTATACCCGCTGCATCACATTTCCTTTGCATCATTTTGCTGTAATTTGTTATGTTATTACATATCAATTTACAGCAACCGTATACGTTAACCATGATTAACTGTAACAGACACTCCGACGCCATCCTTCAGGTAGAGAACCTTCGCCTGTCTATAGGGAAAGAAACCAACGTCAGCGAGGTCAGTTTTACGCTGTTCGAAGGTGAACGTGTCTGTTTACTCGGGGCCTCCGGTTCGGGCAAATCCCTCACCGCCAAAGCCGTTATCGGTACGCTGCCAGCGGGTTGCACGATTAGCGGCAGCATTCGGGTCAATGGCGAAGAGGTGGGCCAATTGAAAGCGCAGGCCCGCCCGCAGACTGGCCGCGCCTCTGCCGTGTTCCAGGACTCGGCAACGGCGCTGAATCCCCTTATGCCATTGGGAAAACAGCTGTCACTGGCATTGAAAATGAGCTCTTCCGCCGAACTTTCCGCACTGCTTAGCGCCATGCAGATGGATGACATTCCCAACCTGTTGCGGCGCTATCCTGCCGAATTGTCCGGCGGTCAGCGCCAGCGCATTTGTATTACCCTGGCGCTGCTCGGCAAGACACGTCTGCTGGTGGCTGACGAGCCCACTACCGCGCTGGATGTCATTACTCAGCAGCAGGTATTGCAGATCTTACAGGAACGTAGCGTGCAGCCGGATGCCCCCGCCCTGCTGTTTATTACGCATGATATCGCCGTTGCCGCCCGACTCTGTCAACGCGGTCTGGTGATGGAAAACGGCCAGATCGTCGAATCCGGTGATATGTGGCAGTTGCTGAATACGCCCCGACATCCTTACACGCGCCGTCTGGTTGCGGCGGCCCGTCGCGCTGATGATATTTTATCGACCGCGAGGCAACAGCCTTTACCACTTGCCGGAGCGCTCGCCGGATGAACCACCACCTGCATGCGGTTTCCACACCGTTTTTAAGCCTCGAACATGTCAGCCGCTATCGCCAGACATCGTGTTTACCGTGGCAAAAAATCGATCCTGCCGGTGCGATTTTTCACGATCTGTCGCTGACGATGCAACAACATGAACGCGTCGGGCTGGTTGGCGCTTCCGGCTGTGGTAAATCCACGCTGCTAAAAACCCTGTTGGCGCTTGAAGCGCCGGAGCGTGGCTCCGTGTACTGCGACGGCAACCTGATTAAGCCGGGCTCGGTACGTTCGCTGATTTGGTATCGCCGCCGCGTCCAGTATATTCCGCAGGATCCGGCAGGCTCGCTCGCGCCACGCCAGCGTGTTGCCGATCTTCTCACCGAGCCGCTGAAACGGCTCAGTGCTAATGGCAGTTGGCGCGCCAATGAAAATCATTCGACCCGCCTGCGTGAAGTCATGGATCAGGTGGGGTTGAGCACCACGCTTCTGAGCAATGTCGCCGGGCAGCTTTCCGGCGGCCAGGCACAACGTGTCGCGCTGGCGCGAGCGCTGATGGTCCAACCCGCGTTTTTAGTGGCGGATGAGCCTGTCAGCGGCCTGGATTTGCCGTTGCGCGAACAGATTAAGGCGCTGCTTCAACAGATCACCGAACAAAACAAGATGGGTTTGCTAATGGTATCGCACGATATTTCCATCCTGGCCGGATTGTGCGACAGGATGCTGGTCATGAACGATGGCTGCATCATTGAAGATCGTCCTACCGCCGAGGTACTGGCCTCACCGCAACAGGCGCACACTGCCCGCCTGTTGCAGGCCGTACCCGCGCTGTCGACGTCAGGCTATTAGCGCGCGGCACCGGTAACAATATTTAACACTACGTCAATAACGCCGCGCCCCATCGCGGAGATGTTTAAAACGGATGATTGCATGTCAAACTTCATTGCCGATCGCGCTTCGCGACCTTATCCCCCGTTACTACTCGGCAGCCAGTTAATTTTCAACATTGGCTTTTATGCTGTGGTGCCCTTTCTGGCGATTTTCCTGCGCGACGACATGCGGCTTTCTGGCTGGGCTATCGGGCTGGTAATCGGCTTACGCACCTTTTCTCAGCAGGGCATGTTTTTAGTCGGCGGCGCGCTGGCCGACCGCTATGGCGCACGCGTAATTATCCTGTGCGGCTGCGTCGTACGCATCAGCGGCTACCTCCTGTTGGCGCTGGGCGACTCGCTGTGGCCAATTATTCTCGGTGCCTGCCTGACCGGCGTCGGCGGAGCCCTGTTCTCCCCCGCCATTGAGGCCTTAATGGCGCAAGCCGGCACGCAAAGTGAAAATGCGGGAAAACGCAGTCGCGCCGAGTGGTTCGCCCTGTTTGCGATTTGCGGTGAGCTAGGCGCGGTGTTGGGCCCCCTGCTGGGCTCGGTACTGGCCGGATACGGATTCCAGCGCGTGGCGCTCGCCGGCGCCGTCGTGTTTGTCATTGCGCTCATCGTCCTGTTTTTCAGCCTGCCGCCGACGCAGCGTAATCAGGGCGAATTACACATCGCCCCGTGGTGGGAAACCTTCCGTCAGAGACGCTTTGTTGCTTTCATCATTGCCTACAGCGCTTATCTGTTCAGCTACAACCAGCTCTATCTGGCGCTGCCGGTTGAACTGCACCGTTCCGGCAGCAGTGAGAAAGACCTCGGCCCGCTGTTTGTTCTGGCTTCGCTGTTGG contains:
- a CDS encoding LuxR family transcriptional regulator, giving the protein MSIFCSDNEIINNTIKNALGRKLKQYGDVKYAYMIMNKKNPSQVVIISNYPSQWVSTYKENNYQHIDPVILTAINKVAPFSWEDNIVINSKLKFSKIFNLSKEYDIINGYTFVLHDNNNNLATLSIMFEEHSPTDIENVIENNKDKLQMLLITIHEKITSLYKEITQNPQNRKQNDKAIFSQRENEILYWASMGKTYPEIALILDIKISIVKFHIGNVVKKLGVLNAKHAIRLGVELQLIRPAPL
- a CDS encoding LysR family transcriptional regulator; translated protein: MHLDLRQLRNFLALVEHGSFVQAAEAVCLSQSAFSRSIQALEQTMGHPLIDRQSRRFALTWQGNTLLPFARRMQELSWELMADMRQISEAQEGELTFGCGPAPSTTLIPKAVAHFHALRPRARVTYSVDNWQSLRERLLADEWPFIVADTWQAEMETHFHVQPLNQQRCFFICHSSHPLAQQATVTPDDLLRFPLASPFMPVGMRKVLAALTRQPDYRPQIQCDHIYSVFSILRHTQAIGFASEDGFALGRLSHQLVEIPLTGTLQEWRNMQTRFGIVTCLQRTLPPLAELMIDAILAQDKLRSPASAVQTR
- a CDS encoding ABC transporter substrate-binding protein encodes the protein MHQPSIPSIMILSVTFSSRWRQGLHRFIGCALLMSAALIASTVQANDATPQDAQKPTEIRIGLPDQSAGSKPFIRGPLGLAHIQKQLEKEFEPQGIKIRWSFFKGAGPAINEALANRQLDVVYLGDLAAIIGRAGGLPTRVLVGSRGANSYLAATPESGIQRIEDLRGKRIAVYKGTADQLSFERAIKSVGLNERDVRVINLDWTAGKAALAARRVDAVWGGVSLLALRKQGINIVTTSRALGWPNTTQAAVLATQDFIDRYPGTTQQLVNVLVDNARWIGEAQHLPDYTALMAEQSQIPQAIFQEELKAEDLPFQSSPRLDPFLLSSLQDSIERAKAAGLIRNSFSASDWFAGEFADRALKAKGLASNWPVYDASGNPVK
- a CDS encoding ABC transporter permease, whose product is MNKSILLKKNANVWPLLPTARTYSLIASIMVPLVVPLIVPLALLALWYISTHYGWMPTQILPAPNVVANTAVELWHNDLLPQLFISLQRLASGLLAGLLAGTLLGALMGVSHRAEHLLHPTVYALAQIPTLGWIPLFMVLFGIDDGLKLAVIIKAVIIPVTLHTQTGVRNVPHALQEVARTLRLPWHQRLIKLILPAALPTWLTGLRLALSQAWLSLIVVELLASSQGIGYLLVWGRQLFQLDIVFVCIAVIGLTGLTMEWTINQLERRLVFWPHPPLSRLTIMPSRRLSALVFPFLLLLLWQQASRFGWIDPLLLPSPADMWHMLQQGVRDGSLTEAMQASLTRALAGAVCGIIAGLVGGVLLGLNATSDALFTPTVATLRQIALFAWLPLLTAWVGNDEAGKITFVALASFFPMLVASHRGIRQRSLALQEVAQVLQLRLSTRLRVLILPGAAPAIFAGFRLSLIYAWLGTIGAEYFMSSGTGIGSLMINAQQLLDMPLIISGMLLIGLTGAVFDRVGLGLEQRMTRWRSAGEIA
- a CDS encoding ABC transporter ATP-binding protein, yielding MTSTPLEVPPPVVQFDRLRKQFRVQGEALTVIEDFSLSIYSGELVAIVGSSGCGKSTLLRMLVGLDNDYQGRVLVEGQTVRGIGRERGMVFQEPRLFPWLTVRQNIALGLANEAIDSKARKRLIDHFIQLMHLQDFADALPAQLSGGMAQRVAIARGLVANPRILMLDEPFGALDALTRQQMQQELHRIHQAEGTTTLLVTHDVEEAVYLADRVVVLAPRPGRIRQIATISLPHPRQRDSHDFHQQCSELLALLTQPDDTAAAFSSLNS
- a CDS encoding aryl-sulfate sulfotransferase, which codes for MGHPSVYPTGTTIYNPEKAWGGYTVFQALERGAVLVDMNGTELRLWEGLRGFPNKILPGGYILGHSGERDPRYGMQDMVDLIQVDWDGNVVWKFNGYEHITDPDLPPEWMARVHHDYQRSGNPVGYYAPGQEPQSIGGNTLLLAHTNLHNERISDKLLLDDTIIEVDWEGNILWEWRCSDHFDELGFDDDAKTALYNNPNLRKSGGGMGDWMHINAMSALGPNPWFDQGDTRFHPDNIIWDARESNIIAIIDKQSGNIVWQLGPNYNTPELKHLGWIIGQHHAHMVPAGLPGAGNILVFDNGGWAGYGAPNPASADGVKNAWRDYSRVLEINPVTLDIVWRYSPYEAGIPHPTDAFRFYSPYISNIQRLPNGNTLINEGANGRLFEVTVDHEIVWEFISPYWGKTVNTNMVYRAYRVPYEWVPQLPRPQETPVIAPDNTQLRQPGAAAPGFASVVRIEGTRPYQKSGDALCVATDSEDLKRSPKLFVVNRERFAAQTADDWPELAAQQGPQLLLVGAERCVHCKSLYRQLETILDNEAYRHLPSHYLDADRHSALAEQLAVRTLPTLLWIEKGGERDRLSGAQQPERLRQWLAAQR
- a CDS encoding ABC transporter ATP-binding protein, coding for MINCNRHSDAILQVENLRLSIGKETNVSEVSFTLFEGERVCLLGASGSGKSLTAKAVIGTLPAGCTISGSIRVNGEEVGQLKAQARPQTGRASAVFQDSATALNPLMPLGKQLSLALKMSSSAELSALLSAMQMDDIPNLLRRYPAELSGGQRQRICITLALLGKTRLLVADEPTTALDVITQQQVLQILQERSVQPDAPALLFITHDIAVAARLCQRGLVMENGQIVESGDMWQLLNTPRHPYTRRLVAAARRADDILSTARQQPLPLAGALAG
- a CDS encoding ABC transporter ATP-binding protein, yielding MNHHLHAVSTPFLSLEHVSRYRQTSCLPWQKIDPAGAIFHDLSLTMQQHERVGLVGASGCGKSTLLKTLLALEAPERGSVYCDGNLIKPGSVRSLIWYRRRVQYIPQDPAGSLAPRQRVADLLTEPLKRLSANGSWRANENHSTRLREVMDQVGLSTTLLSNVAGQLSGGQAQRVALARALMVQPAFLVADEPVSGLDLPLREQIKALLQQITEQNKMGLLMVSHDISILAGLCDRMLVMNDGCIIEDRPTAEVLASPQQAHTARLLQAVPALSTSGY
- a CDS encoding MDR family MFS transporter, translated to MSNFIADRASRPYPPLLLGSQLIFNIGFYAVVPFLAIFLRDDMRLSGWAIGLVIGLRTFSQQGMFLVGGALADRYGARVIILCGCVVRISGYLLLALGDSLWPIILGACLTGVGGALFSPAIEALMAQAGTQSENAGKRSRAEWFALFAICGELGAVLGPLLGSVLAGYGFQRVALAGAVVFVIALIVLFFSLPPTQRNQGELHIAPWWETFRQRRFVAFIIAYSAYLFSYNQLYLALPVELHRSGSSEKDLGPLFVLASLLVIGLQLPLARFARRVGAARMLPLGFALLSASFLSVALFASSTPSEGWQRLLPAISLITLLTVGQMLIVPVGMDLIPRFANNQNLGAHYGALASMGGIAVLVGNVVLGSQLDRALTPSPQAAIPWVLLAAVPLCSSLAMIVICRPFNSLPITKI